A genomic stretch from Candidatus Acidiferrales bacterium includes:
- a CDS encoding DUF2007 domain-containing protein — protein sequence MKSISSDYVRVYYTFVPSEIINAKMILDKEGIEYITSNENFAALYPGADGMATVDFLVKEKDEERAKEVLRDLIQGKR from the coding sequence ATGAAGTCTATTTCATCGGATTACGTTCGCGTCTATTACACATTTGTGCCGAGCGAGATCATTAACGCGAAAATGATACTGGACAAAGAAGGAATCGAATATATTACCAGCAACGAAAATTTTGCCGCTCTTTACCCGGGAGCCGATGGCATGGCTACTGTCGATTTCCTGGTGAAAGAGAAAGACGAAGAGCGAGCCAAGGAAGTACTACGAGATCTAATTCAAGGCAAGCGCTAA
- a CDS encoding ABC transporter ATP-binding protein, with protein MIGKKDKPLTIYFRLLGYVRPYKRFLGASVVSTVFYSLFSGVSIYLIVPLLNTLFSQGSPQIVSIPASASTFDRVRIAVINFVNGFIFGGTKSEALLKICVVIVAAFFLRNFFGYAQAYFMAFVEQGSMRDIRNDLYKKIQELSIGYFSSERTGSLISRITNDVFAINSGISASFVTMIREPLLVAVYLCIALFLSWKLTILSFLVAPFMLIIISRLGMRLHKEGDLSQKLIAELTSLLQETISGIKVVHSFGMERYEIGRFENHTKNYFKSILKMTHIRNLSTPITEFLSILTAGVIIYYGGMQVIQSHTLLPSEFITFLFAIFQMMPSIKELTTVSTRVYESSAAGKRIFELLDEAGKIPESPDAVNLKEFKKEIKFEDVWFKYSSSRIGRSRKADGADVLKNVSFTAHKGEILAIVGPSGGGKTTIIDLIPRFYDPTQGVIRIDGTDLRNVTVQSLRSLIGIVSQETILFNDTVRNNIAYGLTDCPSEKIIQAARAANAHDFITQLPQGYDTVIGERGTKLSGGQRQRISIARALLKNPPLMIFDEATSALDSESEMLVQEAIERLMQNRTSIVIAHRLSTIKNADRIIVVEGGEIVQRGKHQELVRQKGGIYKKLYEMQFND; from the coding sequence ATGATCGGAAAAAAAGATAAACCCTTAACAATCTATTTCAGGCTTTTAGGTTATGTGCGTCCCTATAAGAGATTCCTTGGCGCCTCCGTAGTATCGACTGTATTTTATTCTCTTTTCTCCGGCGTTTCCATATATCTTATCGTTCCGCTGCTGAACACGCTCTTCAGCCAGGGGTCTCCTCAGATCGTCTCGATTCCGGCGTCAGCATCCACGTTTGACAGGGTGCGCATTGCGGTGATTAATTTTGTGAATGGATTCATTTTCGGCGGGACGAAATCGGAAGCACTGCTGAAAATATGTGTCGTCATCGTTGCAGCGTTTTTCCTGAGAAATTTTTTTGGATATGCTCAGGCGTATTTCATGGCGTTCGTGGAACAAGGCTCGATGCGGGATATACGGAATGACCTGTACAAAAAAATCCAGGAGCTTTCCATAGGATATTTTTCGAGCGAACGGACCGGCTCATTGATATCGAGAATTACGAACGATGTATTTGCGATAAACAGCGGTATCTCCGCGAGCTTCGTAACTATGATAAGGGAACCGCTCCTTGTGGCCGTTTATCTTTGCATCGCCCTCTTTCTCAGCTGGAAACTCACTATCCTATCATTCCTCGTCGCGCCGTTTATGTTGATCATCATCAGCCGTTTGGGGATGCGGCTCCATAAAGAGGGTGATCTCTCCCAGAAGCTGATTGCGGAGCTGACTTCGCTACTGCAGGAAACAATAAGCGGAATCAAGGTGGTACACTCCTTCGGGATGGAGCGATACGAGATAGGCAGATTTGAAAATCACACAAAGAATTATTTCAAATCAATCCTGAAGATGACGCATATAAGGAACTTATCTACGCCTATAACGGAATTTCTGTCTATTCTTACCGCCGGAGTGATTATTTATTACGGCGGTATGCAGGTAATTCAGTCTCACACTCTCTTGCCTAGCGAGTTCATTACTTTCCTGTTCGCTATTTTTCAGATGATGCCGTCGATAAAAGAATTGACGACGGTGAGCACGCGGGTGTATGAATCTTCGGCTGCGGGAAAAAGAATATTTGAGCTGCTGGACGAAGCAGGCAAGATTCCGGAATCGCCGGATGCGGTCAATCTCAAGGAATTCAAAAAGGAGATAAAGTTTGAAGACGTTTGGTTCAAGTATTCGTCGTCGAGAATCGGCCGCTCCAGGAAAGCGGACGGAGCGGATGTTCTCAAGAATGTCAGCTTCACTGCTCACAAGGGAGAAATTCTTGCAATAGTCGGTCCGTCGGGCGGAGGCAAAACGACGATCATTGATCTGATACCTCGGTTTTACGACCCGACGCAGGGTGTAATACGTATTGATGGAACTGATTTGCGGAATGTCACCGTACAGAGTCTGAGAAGCCTGATAGGGATCGTTTCCCAGGAGACGATTCTTTTCAACGACACCGTCAGAAATAACATCGCTTACGGCTTGACGGATTGTCCGAGTGAAAAAATTATTCAAGCTGCTAGAGCTGCCAACGCTCACGACTTCATCACTCAGCTACCTCAAGGTTATGATACCGTCATCGGTGAACGAGGGACAAAACTCTCGGGTGGACAGCGCCAGCGTATCTCAATTGCGCGGGCACTTTTGAAGAATCCTCCGCTCATGATTTTCGATGAGGCAACATCAGCTCTCGACTCGGAGTCCGAGATGCTCGTACAGGAGGCGATAGAGAGGCTGATGCAAAACAGGACTTCCATAGTGATTGCGCATCGGTTGTCGACGATCAAGAACGCGGACAGAATAATCGTCGTTGAAGGGGGAGAAATTGTCCAACGCGGGAAACATCAGGAGCTTGTTCGTCAGAAGGGTGGAATCTACAAAAAGCTTTACGAAATGCAGTTCAACGATTAG
- a CDS encoding aminotransferase class I/II-fold pyridoxal phosphate-dependent enzyme gives MIKSKSTQAIHGRKDKTYRGANYPIYQSTTFAVEKSDDYDKYISGDEEEFYMYTRYSNPTVRNVEEKIAALENAEDAILFSSGMAAITTVILSFVENGSTVVAQRRLYGMAYRFLRDIAPKFGIQVQFVDESQLYTFSEDFLQARIVYFETPINPTTDCVSISKTVKAARKIGALTIMDNTFASPINQNPIDFGVDVVIHSATKYIGGHSDIMAGAAASTKGRVRAIRETMKAFGGCINPIDAYMLDRSLKTLKVRVEQQNRGAQRLAEFFMRQKKVKAVFYPGLPGSKNYKIARRQMKGFGGMLCVELVNLESAKKFCDNLEIALNATSLGGTDTLVSIPVLTSHIKMKPEELNAAKVTEGMVRISVGIEDVDDLIQDFKNALARI, from the coding sequence TTGATAAAGAGTAAGTCAACACAGGCGATTCATGGCAGGAAGGACAAAACCTATCGTGGCGCTAACTATCCGATCTATCAGAGCACAACATTTGCCGTCGAGAAAAGCGATGACTACGACAAATACATCAGTGGTGACGAGGAAGAATTTTACATGTACACCCGCTACTCAAATCCGACGGTAAGAAACGTGGAAGAAAAAATTGCCGCGCTCGAAAACGCCGAAGATGCTATTCTCTTTTCCAGCGGCATGGCAGCCATCACGACGGTGATTCTCTCCTTCGTGGAAAACGGGAGCACGGTTGTTGCACAGCGCAGACTATACGGAATGGCATACAGATTTCTCCGGGACATCGCACCAAAATTCGGTATCCAAGTACAATTTGTCGACGAAAGCCAGCTTTACACATTCAGCGAAGACTTCCTCCAGGCAAGGATTGTATATTTTGAGACGCCGATAAATCCTACCACCGACTGCGTTTCGATCTCCAAGACCGTTAAGGCTGCAAGAAAAATCGGCGCCCTGACCATCATGGACAACACTTTCGCCTCTCCGATCAATCAGAATCCAATCGACTTTGGAGTCGACGTGGTCATACATAGTGCGACCAAATATATCGGAGGCCACAGCGACATCATGGCCGGCGCTGCGGCCTCGACAAAAGGGCGTGTGCGCGCGATTCGCGAGACCATGAAAGCGTTCGGCGGATGCATTAACCCGATCGATGCTTATATGCTTGACCGAAGTTTAAAGACGCTGAAAGTGCGGGTTGAACAGCAGAACAGAGGGGCGCAAAGACTCGCCGAGTTCTTTATGCGCCAAAAAAAGGTGAAAGCTGTGTTTTATCCCGGCCTCCCGGGATCGAAGAATTACAAGATTGCCAGACGCCAGATGAAAGGCTTCGGCGGAATGTTGTGCGTAGAGCTTGTGAATTTGGAATCGGCAAAGAAGTTCTGCGACAATCTTGAGATCGCACTCAACGCCACGAGCTTAGGAGGCACCGATACGCTCGTCAGCATTCCCGTCCTCACAAGCCATATAAAAATGAAACCTGAGGAATTGAATGCAGCCAAAGTGACGGAAGGTATGGTGAGAATATCTGTTGGCATTGAAGATGTCGACGATCTTATACAAGATTTTAAAAACGCGCTAGCGAGAATCTAG
- a CDS encoding APC family permease, whose amino-acid sequence MTELLRALKVRDIVLFNVVAIVGTRWISLAAATGTGSISLWVLALILFFIPQGIVVIHLSRKYPVEGGVYEWAKVEFGDFHGFVAGWCYWANNLVYYPSLLISVAAIAPFILPSTSAMIPSSMFIVIASLVILWIAIGFNVIGVKIGKWVQNVGAVGTFVPIFIIAALAGLIIYFGKSETQFSLHTVLPTKLDYGTISFWSSMCFALAGLELAAVMSGEIIDAEKTIPRATYLSGAGIVFVYLVGTISLLVGLSSKDVNLVTGLVQSIQELEHKTGMRYLTNLSALLITLAGIGGAGAWLAGSARILFVTGIDSYLPKSFARVHPKWKTPHVAIIFQGIIATVFLLMSFIGASTEQAYLALVDATIIVYFIPYVYIFLAAIRSLQRERKKNNNLQTKLRIIMSGVGGMTTIVAIVLALFPPNAGGSPVLFFAKTLIGSFVFVVVGIIIFLNARRKR is encoded by the coding sequence ATGACTGAACTTCTTCGGGCCCTGAAAGTCAGAGACATCGTTCTATTTAATGTCGTCGCGATCGTTGGTACTCGATGGATTTCGCTCGCCGCAGCGACAGGTACAGGTTCAATTTCCCTGTGGGTGCTCGCTCTAATTTTGTTTTTCATTCCACAAGGCATTGTGGTAATTCATCTCAGCAGGAAATATCCAGTTGAAGGCGGAGTCTACGAATGGGCAAAAGTCGAGTTCGGAGATTTCCACGGTTTCGTTGCTGGCTGGTGTTACTGGGCAAATAATTTGGTTTATTATCCATCGCTCTTGATCTCGGTCGCTGCGATAGCTCCGTTTATTCTCCCGTCGACTTCCGCCATGATTCCGAGCAGTATGTTCATCGTGATCGCGAGTTTGGTTATACTATGGATTGCGATCGGTTTTAACGTAATTGGTGTAAAGATTGGAAAGTGGGTGCAGAATGTCGGAGCAGTCGGGACATTCGTTCCGATTTTCATAATCGCGGCTTTGGCGGGACTGATTATATATTTCGGAAAATCTGAGACGCAATTTTCTCTGCACACGGTCTTGCCAACAAAATTGGATTACGGCACAATTTCGTTTTGGTCTTCGATGTGTTTTGCGCTCGCCGGACTTGAGCTGGCCGCCGTCATGTCGGGAGAAATAATTGATGCCGAAAAGACCATTCCGAGGGCGACATATCTTTCCGGCGCGGGAATCGTTTTTGTTTACCTGGTCGGAACGATTTCGCTGTTGGTTGGACTTTCGTCGAAAGACGTTAACCTCGTCACCGGTCTGGTCCAGTCGATTCAGGAGCTGGAGCATAAAACGGGGATGAGATACTTGACAAACTTAAGCGCACTGCTGATTACACTTGCCGGGATTGGCGGAGCAGGGGCGTGGCTCGCGGGGAGTGCAAGGATTTTGTTTGTCACCGGGATAGACAGTTATCTTCCTAAGAGTTTCGCGAGAGTTCATCCGAAATGGAAAACGCCGCATGTCGCGATAATTTTCCAGGGGATTATCGCTACCGTCTTCCTGCTGATGAGTTTCATCGGCGCCTCAACCGAACAGGCGTATCTCGCACTCGTCGACGCAACCATCATAGTTTACTTCATTCCGTACGTATACATTTTTCTGGCGGCAATAAGAAGTCTGCAGAGAGAGCGAAAGAAGAATAATAATCTGCAGACTAAATTGAGAATCATCATGTCGGGGGTCGGTGGGATGACGACCATAGTCGCAATTGTCCTGGCACTATTTCCGCCGAACGCAGGAGGGAGTCCGGTTCTATTTTTTGCAAAGACTCTAATCGGTTCATTCGTGTTCGTTGTGGTTGGAATCATTATTTTTTTGAACGCAAGAAGAAAAAGGTAA
- a CDS encoding glycosyltransferase family 2 protein, which produces MQKVSAIVIAGREEKNIADCLESLRWADEIVVVNSESNDRTVEIARQFTDKIFIRKWEGYASQKRFSLQQATNEWVLSIDADERVSPELCSEILSLDFSKADGFYIPRRNYFLGRVIRSCGWSPDYQLRLFKKSKTSVTDRHVHEGFAVDGKKDYLKSELIHYTHSTISGTLDKINEYSALEAQEKAGRVRMTGAKIFFKPLWAFIQHFIMRRGFTDGVSGLMVSIIHAMTKTQVYMKIWEMQNDRKKR; this is translated from the coding sequence ATGCAGAAGGTTTCCGCCATAGTCATTGCCGGGAGGGAAGAGAAAAATATTGCCGATTGCCTGGAGAGCCTTCGGTGGGCTGACGAAATAGTTGTGGTGAATTCAGAAAGTAACGATCGAACAGTTGAGATTGCGAGACAATTTACGGACAAGATATTCATCAGGAAGTGGGAAGGATATGCTTCACAAAAAAGGTTTTCTTTGCAACAGGCAACCAACGAGTGGGTCTTGAGCATTGATGCAGACGAGCGCGTTTCGCCGGAACTTTGTTCGGAGATTCTGAGCTTGGATTTTTCAAAAGCGGACGGATTTTATATTCCCCGACGGAATTACTTTCTTGGCAGGGTGATTCGAAGCTGCGGTTGGTCGCCCGATTACCAGCTTCGCCTTTTCAAGAAATCGAAGACGAGCGTTACTGATCGGCATGTGCATGAGGGTTTCGCCGTGGACGGCAAGAAGGACTATCTTAAAAGCGAGTTGATTCACTATACGCATTCGACGATAAGCGGTACATTGGACAAAATAAACGAGTATTCAGCCCTTGAGGCGCAGGAGAAGGCGGGACGTGTGCGTATGACAGGTGCGAAAATATTTTTCAAACCTTTATGGGCATTCATCCAGCATTTCATAATGCGGCGCGGGTTCACCGATGGCGTCAGCGGACTTATGGTTTCAATAATTCACGCTATGACAAAGACGCAGGTTTACATGAAAATATGGGAAATGCAGAATGATCGGAAAAAAAGATAA
- the leuS gene encoding leucine--tRNA ligase — MKYDFASIEKKWQKHWEEKKTNRVNLGDIKRKLYCLVMFLYPSADKLHIGHWYNFGPTDTWARFKRLNGFNVFEPMGYDAFGLPAENYAIKTGVHPQDSTQKNISVIREQLKTMGAMYDFDYEVDTSKPEYYRWTQWVFLQLYRMGLAYRTNAPVNWCPKDQTVLANEQVVEGACERCGTPVIRKSMTQWFFRITAYADKLLEGLDRIDWPERTKLMQRNWIGRSEGIEIVFTIENLGSKIEVFTTRPDTLFGATYVVLAPEHPLVQKITKDEFRVKVNEYVDFVAHENEIERTSTTKEKTGVPTGAWAVNPINGEKIPIWIADYVLSTYGTGAVMAVPAHDERDFEFATKYKLPIRIVVQPKNGELPEPLNAAFVEEGIGVDSGKFSGLESSKVWDGVAGDLEQTGSGKRKINYRLRDWLVSRQRYWGAPIPIIHCGSCGEVPVPEKDLPVLLPYDVEFRPSGESPLARNEKFVNTNCPKCGKPAKRDVDTMDTFVDSSWYFLRYLSPGLESAPFDKELTAKWLPVDKYVGGAEHAVMHLLYARFIAKALKDAGWLRFDEPFQSLVHQGTITNQGAKMSKSRGNVVNPDQFVQKYGSDTFRMFLMFMGPYNEGGDWSDRGITGVFRFLNKVYDLFEGDRGLSAGEIMNLSINDLVEAERVAYRKVNQLIKKVTEDIEQFRFNTAIAAMMEFMNDYTQIVLSNGNSVRDAVKNFVLGNFNVLLAPFAPHLAEELNEMRGNKNSIFISERWVGYDPAAIVEENVTLVVQVNGKIRGKLEIPIDSSDEDIKKLSLAEPNVKKYLDGKQVIKAVVVKNKLVNFVIK; from the coding sequence ATGAAATACGATTTTGCATCAATTGAGAAAAAGTGGCAGAAACACTGGGAAGAGAAAAAAACAAATCGCGTCAACCTTGGCGACATCAAGAGGAAACTTTATTGCCTCGTAATGTTTCTCTATCCGAGCGCAGATAAACTCCATATAGGACACTGGTACAATTTCGGCCCGACGGATACGTGGGCACGTTTCAAGCGATTGAACGGTTTCAACGTGTTCGAGCCGATGGGGTACGATGCATTCGGACTCCCGGCCGAGAACTATGCGATCAAGACCGGAGTGCATCCGCAGGACAGCACGCAGAAAAATATATCCGTGATCCGTGAACAACTCAAGACCATGGGCGCAATGTACGACTTCGATTACGAAGTCGATACTTCAAAACCGGAATACTACCGATGGACCCAATGGGTTTTCCTGCAATTATACAGAATGGGTCTCGCATACCGGACAAATGCACCTGTCAACTGGTGCCCGAAGGATCAGACGGTTCTTGCCAACGAACAGGTCGTCGAGGGAGCATGTGAAAGATGTGGCACTCCTGTGATTCGAAAATCCATGACTCAGTGGTTTTTCAGGATTACAGCTTATGCAGATAAGCTGCTCGAAGGGTTGGACAGAATTGACTGGCCCGAGCGCACGAAGCTCATGCAGAGGAACTGGATCGGACGAAGTGAGGGAATTGAAATAGTATTTACGATAGAAAATCTGGGATCGAAAATAGAGGTATTCACAACGCGGCCCGATACACTCTTCGGAGCCACTTATGTTGTCCTCGCGCCGGAGCATCCTCTCGTTCAGAAGATCACGAAGGATGAATTCAGGGTAAAAGTAAATGAGTATGTCGACTTTGTTGCGCACGAAAATGAAATAGAGCGCACCTCGACCACAAAGGAGAAGACCGGCGTCCCGACCGGAGCCTGGGCGGTCAACCCGATTAACGGTGAAAAGATTCCGATATGGATTGCAGACTATGTGCTCTCGACTTATGGAACCGGTGCAGTCATGGCCGTGCCTGCACACGACGAGCGTGATTTCGAATTTGCCACAAAATATAAACTTCCGATTCGTATAGTCGTGCAACCGAAAAATGGAGAGTTGCCCGAACCTCTGAATGCCGCATTTGTGGAAGAAGGAATCGGCGTGGACAGCGGAAAATTTTCTGGGTTAGAGAGCAGCAAGGTGTGGGATGGAGTTGCCGGCGACCTGGAACAAACCGGGAGCGGCAAAAGAAAAATAAATTACCGGTTGCGCGACTGGCTTGTATCTCGTCAACGATACTGGGGAGCGCCCATTCCAATTATCCATTGTGGATCATGCGGGGAAGTCCCGGTGCCGGAAAAAGATTTGCCTGTGCTGCTGCCTTACGATGTTGAGTTCCGGCCCAGCGGCGAATCACCCCTGGCAAGGAATGAAAAATTTGTAAATACTAACTGTCCGAAATGCGGTAAGCCGGCGAAACGCGACGTCGATACCATGGACACGTTCGTCGACTCATCGTGGTATTTTCTCCGTTATCTCTCGCCCGGTCTCGAGTCGGCACCGTTCGATAAAGAGTTAACGGCGAAGTGGCTGCCCGTTGACAAATATGTCGGAGGTGCAGAACATGCCGTGATGCATCTCCTGTACGCTCGCTTTATCGCGAAGGCATTGAAGGACGCTGGCTGGCTGAGATTTGACGAGCCGTTTCAGAGTCTTGTGCATCAGGGTACAATCACAAACCAGGGTGCCAAGATGTCGAAGTCGCGCGGAAACGTCGTTAATCCTGATCAATTCGTACAAAAGTATGGCTCCGATACATTCCGCATGTTTCTCATGTTTATGGGACCGTATAACGAGGGCGGTGACTGGAGCGATAGAGGAATCACAGGTGTCTTCAGGTTTTTGAACAAGGTCTATGATCTTTTTGAAGGTGACAGAGGATTATCGGCCGGAGAGATAATGAATTTGTCAATCAATGACTTGGTCGAGGCCGAACGCGTGGCTTATCGAAAGGTGAACCAGCTGATAAAAAAAGTAACTGAGGACATCGAGCAATTCAGGTTCAATACTGCGATCGCTGCCATGATGGAATTCATGAACGACTACACCCAAATTGTCTTGAGCAATGGTAATTCAGTGAGGGATGCCGTGAAGAACTTTGTGCTAGGGAATTTCAACGTTCTCCTTGCGCCGTTTGCACCGCACCTGGCTGAAGAGTTGAACGAAATGCGCGGGAATAAAAATTCAATTTTCATTTCCGAGAGGTGGGTTGGTTATGATCCGGCCGCTATCGTCGAAGAAAATGTGACCCTGGTGGTTCAGGTGAACGGGAAAATTAGAGGAAAACTCGAGATCCCGATCGATTCCAGCGATGAAGATATCAAAAAGCTTTCTCTTGCTGAACCGAATGTAAAAAAATATCTGGATGGTAAGCAGGTCATTAAAGCAGTCGTTGTGAAAAACAAGCTGGTGAACTTCGTAATCAAGTGA
- a CDS encoding thioredoxin domain-containing protein, with protein MELKNRLGENESPYLREASGQPVHWQVYSDEIFKLAEQLDRPILLDIGAVWCHWCHVMDRESYSDPVVAEIINKHFVPVKVDRDQMPDVDSRYQTAIGALAGAGGWPLTGFLTFDGKAFYGGTYFPKDDTHGRQGLLKLLPQIAELYATRRTDILRSAEEMFHHLKEYELNSAQRGELNEGIIGKIIDDARARFDKSFGGFGGAPKFYNPTALQLLAEEAISRNDPNLKEIVEATLDCIARGGVYDQLGGGFHRYSVDRYWHVPHFEKMLYDSALMLETYLLGLQLSGNVEGSVRGKFYARVARETADWITGRMRAPNGAFYAHQDADVDESDDGTYWTWTKRELEDVLTKEENEVAQLYFDIREMPGDIHEFPERNVLRITLEEKDIVKNSKASEDRILDLIGSARQKLLDSRNRRKPPFVEKTIFADRNGLAIGSLVEASIALKERKYFQAAEEAAAFIMDNMCDVHGNVAHAFSGGAVLYRGLLDDNVLFGNALLDLFEAARNEVHLYAAEKIAQLLLEEFNDGENGGFLDRPIKAEDHDSHMELRKKPIEDAPTPSGNSCAAILFDRLFVVTENRKYFEAADAALKAFAGSAERFGLHAANYARALRLHLGLIRNVR; from the coding sequence ATGGAGCTGAAGAATCGACTTGGTGAAAACGAAAGTCCTTACCTCCGTGAGGCATCAGGCCAGCCTGTACACTGGCAGGTCTATTCGGATGAGATATTCAAGTTGGCGGAACAGCTGGATCGACCCATTCTTCTCGACATCGGCGCAGTGTGGTGCCATTGGTGCCACGTCATGGATAGAGAATCTTATTCTGATCCGGTGGTCGCAGAAATCATCAATAAACACTTTGTGCCTGTAAAGGTCGACCGTGATCAGATGCCTGATGTGGACTCACGCTACCAAACTGCGATCGGTGCGTTGGCAGGTGCGGGCGGCTGGCCTTTGACGGGGTTTCTTACTTTTGACGGAAAGGCATTTTATGGGGGCACGTATTTTCCGAAGGACGACACGCACGGAAGGCAGGGCTTGCTCAAACTCCTGCCGCAGATTGCCGAATTGTACGCGACAAGACGAACCGACATATTAAGAAGTGCGGAGGAAATGTTCCATCATTTAAAGGAATATGAACTTAACTCGGCGCAGCGGGGTGAATTGAACGAAGGGATCATCGGAAAAATCATTGACGATGCGCGCGCGAGATTTGACAAAAGTTTCGGCGGATTTGGTGGCGCGCCGAAATTTTATAATCCCACCGCTTTGCAGCTTCTCGCTGAGGAGGCTATAAGTCGAAACGATCCGAATCTGAAAGAGATCGTCGAAGCGACGCTGGATTGCATTGCCCGTGGAGGCGTCTATGACCAGCTTGGCGGCGGATTTCATAGGTACTCCGTCGACAGATATTGGCACGTCCCGCACTTCGAAAAAATGTTGTATGACAGTGCCCTCATGCTGGAAACATATTTACTCGGCCTTCAACTTTCAGGAAACGTCGAAGGATCCGTTCGAGGGAAGTTTTACGCAAGGGTCGCTCGTGAGACTGCCGATTGGATAACCGGGAGGATGAGAGCACCGAACGGCGCCTTTTACGCACACCAGGATGCCGATGTCGATGAATCCGACGACGGCACATACTGGACATGGACAAAGAGAGAATTAGAAGATGTGCTCACGAAAGAAGAGAATGAAGTTGCACAGTTATATTTCGATATTCGGGAGATGCCGGGGGATATCCATGAGTTTCCTGAAAGAAATGTGCTGAGGATTACCTTAGAGGAAAAAGATATAGTGAAAAATTCCAAGGCATCAGAGGATCGTATTCTCGATCTAATCGGAAGCGCCAGGCAAAAGCTGCTTGACTCGCGCAATCGGAGAAAACCGCCTTTTGTTGAGAAGACAATTTTTGCCGACCGGAACGGATTGGCAATAGGCTCGCTGGTCGAAGCCTCAATCGCTTTGAAGGAAAGAAAATATTTTCAGGCAGCCGAGGAAGCCGCCGCATTTATCATGGATAATATGTGTGATGTTCACGGAAATGTTGCACATGCATTTTCCGGAGGCGCGGTGTTGTATCGCGGCTTGCTTGATGATAACGTATTGTTCGGGAATGCGCTTCTCGACTTGTTTGAGGCGGCAAGGAACGAGGTGCACCTCTATGCTGCCGAAAAGATTGCGCAGCTGCTTCTCGAAGAGTTCAACGACGGTGAGAACGGCGGCTTCCTTGATCGGCCGATTAAGGCGGAGGACCATGACTCCCATATGGAATTGCGGAAGAAACCCATAGAAGATGCGCCAACTCCATCGGGAAATTCGTGCGCAGCGATTCTCTTTGATCGATTGTTTGTCGTGACTGAGAACAGGAAATATTTTGAGGCAGCGGACGCGGCATTGAAAGCGTTTGCAGGATCTGCGGAGAGGTTTGGATTACATGCGGCAAATTATGCCCGGGCCTTGAGACTTCATCTCGGCCTGATCAGGAACGTGAGATGA
- a CDS encoding pyridoxine 5'-phosphate synthase, with amino-acid sequence MKRLSVNIDHVATLRQARGENQPDPVTAALIAELAGASGIVSHLREDRRHIQDDDVYLLRKTLKTKLDLEMAATDEIIDVALDVVPDLVTLVPERRQELTTEGGLDAAAEVSRLKDVTNRFHEKNILVSLFVDPVETQIKAARKAGADFVELHTGEYANAKGNNIMVQLDRIKKGAKFANKLGLKVNAGHGLNYSNLKSVAMIGEIEEFSIGHALISHALFVGMERAVKEMMAILCECDR; translated from the coding sequence ATGAAAAGATTATCCGTAAACATCGATCACGTCGCTACGCTGCGACAGGCTCGCGGCGAAAATCAGCCCGATCCGGTGACCGCGGCTCTCATCGCGGAGCTGGCGGGCGCCTCGGGAATTGTCAGCCATCTCCGTGAAGATCGCAGGCATATTCAAGACGATGATGTGTACCTTCTCCGTAAGACGCTGAAAACCAAGCTCGACCTTGAGATGGCCGCGACCGATGAAATCATAGACGTCGCTCTCGACGTCGTGCCTGATCTCGTGACCCTTGTTCCTGAACGCAGACAGGAATTAACAACTGAAGGCGGGCTTGACGCAGCAGCGGAAGTCTCAAGACTGAAGGATGTCACGAACAGATTTCACGAAAAAAATATTCTTGTCAGCCTCTTCGTGGACCCGGTCGAGACCCAAATTAAAGCGGCCCGAAAAGCCGGGGCCGATTTCGTCGAGCTCCACACGGGCGAATATGCAAACGCAAAAGGCAACAATATCATGGTACAGCTTGATCGTATCAAGAAGGGAGCAAAGTTCGCAAACAAATTAGGTCTAAAAGTAAACGCTGGTCATGGATTAAATTACAGCAATCTAAAATCTGTAGCCATGATTGGCGAAATAGAAGAATTTAGTATAGGCCACGCGCTTATCTCTCATGCCCTCTTTGTGGGAATGGAACGAGCCGTCAAGGAAATGATGGCGATTCTTTGCGAGTGTGACCGTTAA